A single window of Candidatus Babeliaceae bacterium DNA harbors:
- a CDS encoding Nramp family divalent metal transporter: MNTLYAFKARYITFLSYCRRFLAFVGPGYLVAVGYMDPGNWVTGLAGGSRYGYTLLSVIFISNIMAILLQYCALKLGVVTGKNLARICRDRYSRITGIVLWLLAELAVIATDLAEVIGSALGLQLLFGIPLIWGVCITAGDVLLLLALAHRHKRTVEVIVAALIAIIFGCFATIIYLAHPDWFAVVQGLVPSTAIIKNPDMLYLAIGILGATVMPHNLYLHSALVKDGDNHDYNNTTKKESIFYYTIDLCIALTCAFFVNAAILIVAASVFYYNGMHQVAEIQDAYALFTPLLHTGLASFVFAIALLISGQNSTLTGTLAGQIIMEGFTNFSMPAWLRRLLGRCIAIIPALFGIVFYGEHCLSQMMIFSQIILSLQLPFAIFPLIRATSDKRIMDGFANSRILTFVVYSIGIIIVLLNALLIRGLLFL; encoded by the coding sequence ATGAACACTTTATATGCTTTTAAAGCACGGTACATTACATTTTTGTCTTATTGTAGGCGGTTTTTAGCCTTTGTTGGCCCTGGTTATCTTGTTGCCGTTGGCTATATGGATCCGGGAAATTGGGTGACGGGACTGGCTGGTGGGTCGCGTTATGGGTATACGCTTTTATCAGTAATTTTTATTTCTAATATCATGGCTATACTCTTGCAATACTGTGCCTTAAAGCTGGGTGTTGTTACCGGTAAAAATCTTGCTCGTATATGTCGTGACCGTTATTCTCGTATAACGGGGATTGTATTATGGCTTTTGGCGGAGCTTGCGGTTATAGCGACGGATCTTGCAGAGGTTATAGGTTCTGCTCTGGGCCTGCAGCTTCTTTTTGGCATCCCTCTCATATGGGGCGTTTGTATAACGGCAGGTGATGTGTTATTGCTGTTAGCGCTTGCACACCGCCACAAAAGAACTGTCGAAGTAATAGTGGCCGCATTGATAGCGATCATTTTTGGATGTTTTGCCACTATTATATATCTTGCGCATCCAGACTGGTTTGCTGTGGTGCAGGGGCTTGTTCCATCAACTGCCATTATAAAAAATCCTGATATGCTCTATCTTGCAATCGGCATTTTGGGTGCAACGGTTATGCCACATAACTTGTATTTGCATTCCGCGTTAGTGAAAGACGGTGATAATCATGATTATAATAATACAACAAAAAAAGAGTCCATTTTTTATTACACCATAGATTTGTGTATTGCGCTGACGTGTGCCTTTTTTGTTAATGCGGCAATTTTAATAGTAGCTGCGTCTGTTTTTTATTATAACGGTATGCATCAAGTTGCAGAAATACAGGATGCATACGCCTTATTTACGCCGTTGCTGCATACAGGGCTTGCAAGCTTTGTGTTTGCTATAGCACTGCTTATTTCTGGTCAAAATTCTACATTAACTGGTACGCTTGCAGGGCAGATTATTATGGAAGGTTTTACCAATTTTTCTATGCCCGCATGGCTTCGGCGTTTATTAGGCCGTTGTATTGCTATTATCCCCGCATTATTTGGTATTGTTTTTTACGGCGAACATTGTTTATCTCAGATGATGATTTTTAGTCAAATTATTTTAAGCTTGCAGTTGCCTTTTGCTATTTTTCCGCTTATTCGTGCAACGAGCGATAAGCGAATAATGGATGGATTTGCAAACTCGCGCATACTTACTTTTGTTGTTTATAGTATTGGAATTATTATTGTTCTACTGAACGCCTTACTTATTCGAGGGCTCTTGTTTTTATAA
- the rpsR gene encoding 30S ribosomal protein S18: MAKKVKLKISARLLRKKARRSSFGVSKHCRFCSNKEQAALLDYKNASLLKHFLTERGKILASRISGNCALHQRDLTGEIKKARVMVLLPYSASN, translated from the coding sequence ATGGCAAAAAAAGTAAAATTAAAAATAAGCGCTCGTTTATTGAGAAAAAAAGCACGTAGAAGTTCATTTGGCGTGTCAAAACATTGCCGCTTCTGTTCCAACAAAGAACAAGCAGCACTTCTTGACTACAAAAATGCTTCCCTCCTCAAGCACTTTTTGACTGAACGAGGCAAAATTTTAGCATCTAGAATTTCTGGCAATTGCGCGTTACATCAACGCGACTTGACCGGAGAAATTAAAAAAGCTCGCGTTATGGTTTTATTACCATATTCGGCGTCCAATTAA
- the rpsF gene encoding 30S ribosomal protein S6: MLRYEVLLLTVPEITADETTGIESYLSKTLTDKGAQPTSFDRWGKYYLAYPVRKNDYGVYFLMRFECSDERHKEIIDAVRVACAVKFADLVMRHMIVHLEERDSLEYQRPESLEETPSRDVDSFLKENKMTGLMGKPGRSRHNNDALGDIESGSKNFEGL; encoded by the coding sequence ATGCTTCGATACGAAGTTCTACTTTTAACGGTTCCAGAGATAACCGCCGATGAAACAACCGGGATAGAGTCATATCTATCAAAAACTCTGACCGACAAAGGCGCACAGCCAACATCATTTGACCGTTGGGGCAAATATTATTTAGCCTACCCAGTCAGAAAAAATGACTACGGCGTATACTTTTTAATGCGCTTTGAATGTTCAGATGAACGCCACAAAGAGATTATTGATGCCGTTCGCGTAGCCTGCGCTGTCAAATTTGCTGATCTCGTCATGAGACACATGATTGTTCACCTTGAAGAACGTGATTCTCTTGAATATCAACGCCCAGAATCTTTAGAAGAAACTCCATCTCGCGATGTTGATTCATTCTTAAAAGAAAATAAAATGACCGGCCTTATGGGTAAACCTGGCCGCAGCCGTCACAATAATGACGCGCTTGGTGATATAGAATCTGGTAGCAAAAACTTTGAAGGGTTATAA
- a CDS encoding AAA family ATPase, with the protein MKIKQKNVYLLATLLSISSYSYSMMFAKKIMGLSATTTAIAAGYCTWSNINYAKRARAEQMPDNHSKTKWVRPDWALKNNLPNGVPQEIADLVDFLKNPKKYTDLGADMPKGLLLYGPSGTGKTTIARAITQAAGYGFIAIAGSDLMARYQGESAALIESIFNEARSVKKAVIFIDEIEVAARKRAGEKASGTDEQVTQLLKELDGFHKDSSIFLIAATNIREAIDPALLRPGRLDYHVLIPLPDNAGREDIIKHYLTTKVYKGKNISSILAAQTEGCSGADLKFLINNAAIIAARENAKAVTEKHLLASLEAYKNKKSEL; encoded by the coding sequence ATGAAAATAAAACAAAAAAATGTATATTTATTAGCAACGTTATTATCCATCAGCTCTTATAGCTATAGCATGATGTTTGCAAAAAAAATAATGGGCCTGTCGGCTACCACGACAGCGATTGCAGCTGGATATTGCACATGGTCTAATATCAATTATGCAAAACGTGCGCGCGCCGAGCAAATGCCCGACAATCACAGTAAGACTAAGTGGGTAAGGCCTGATTGGGCTCTTAAAAACAATTTACCTAATGGCGTGCCACAAGAAATTGCCGATTTGGTTGATTTCTTAAAAAATCCCAAAAAATATACTGATCTCGGCGCAGACATGCCAAAGGGATTATTATTATACGGTCCCTCTGGAACAGGAAAAACGACGATAGCACGAGCGATTACTCAAGCAGCGGGCTATGGCTTTATTGCCATAGCAGGATCTGATCTTATGGCCAGGTATCAGGGGGAATCAGCAGCACTGATCGAAAGCATATTTAATGAGGCTCGTTCAGTCAAAAAAGCTGTCATTTTTATTGACGAAATAGAAGTCGCAGCAAGAAAACGTGCTGGTGAAAAAGCTTCCGGAACCGATGAACAAGTAACGCAACTATTAAAAGAACTTGATGGCTTTCACAAAGATTCATCTATATTTCTTATAGCCGCTACCAATATAAGAGAGGCAATTGATCCCGCGCTATTAAGACCAGGCAGACTCGACTACCACGTTTTAATACCCCTTCCAGATAATGCTGGACGCGAAGATATTATCAAGCATTATCTAACAACAAAGGTTTATAAAGGGAAAAATATATCATCAATACTTGCTGCTCAAACCGAAGGATGTAGCGGCGCCGACTTAAAATTCTTAATTAATAATGCTGCCATTATAGCCGCTCGAGAAAATGCAAAGGCAGTCACTGAAAAGCATTTATTAGCAAGTCTTGAGGCATATAAAAATAAAAAAAGCGAACTATAA